A genome region from Solanum pennellii chromosome 12, SPENNV200 includes the following:
- the LOC107006044 gene encoding ATP synthase delta chain, chloroplastic: MAALQQTPITFQSRSPPPTQLINGTVAKLSYSGGLKLPKLTLKLRSKRTSRRGRGGGVLGAKMADSAAGSYANALADVAKSNETLEQTTADLEKLEKIFDDDAVYDFFVSPIVSEEKKRELVDEIVSSTGIQPHVANFLNILVDMKRVELIKDIVKEFEKVYNTLTDTELAVVTSVVKLESQHLAQIAKGVQRLTGAKNVRIKTVIDESLVAGFTIRYGNSGSKLIDMSVKKQLEDIAAQLEIGDIQLAV; the protein is encoded by the coding sequence ATGGCGGCTCTACAACAAACTCCGATAACTTTCCAATCCCGTTCACCGCCGCCGACTCAACTCATCAACGGAACCGTCGCAAAGCTCTCCTACTCCGGCGGTCTCAAGCTCCCAAAACTCACACTCAAACTCCGATCCAAACGCACCTCCCGCCGCGGCCGCGGCGGCGGCGTACTCGGTGCAAAAATGGCAGATTCCGCCGCCGGTAGCTACGCGAACGCTCTCGCCGACGTAGCTAAATCCAACGAAACACTAGAACAAACCACAGCAGATCTCGAAAAACTCGAGAAAATCTTCGACGACGATGCGGTTTACGATTTCTTCGTAAGTCCTATCGTTAGCGAAGAGAAAAAACGTGAACTCGTTGACGAGATCGTTTCATCTACAGGCATTCAACCACACGTTGCAAATTTTCTCAACATCCTTGTTGATATGAAGAGAGTTGAATTAATCAAAGACATTGTTAAAGAGTTTGAGAAAGTTTACAATACCTTGACGGATACTGAACTTGCTGTAGTGACTTCAGTGGTGAAACTGGAATCGCAACATTTAGCACAGATCGCAAAAGGAGTTCAACGATTAACAGGAGCGAAAAATGTGAGGATCAAAACAGTGATTGATGAATCTCTTGTTGCTGGATTTACAATAAGGTATGGAAATTCAGGATCTAAATTGATTGATATGAGTGTGAAGAAACAACTTGAAGATATTGCTGCACAGCTTGAAATTGGGGATATTCAATTAGCTGTATAA